From one Spiroplasma endosymbiont of Panorpa germanica genomic stretch:
- a CDS encoding TrkA family potassium uptake protein produces the protein MARKKSFAVIGSNNFGIAVAKTLEDKKQSVVVFDFDEHRLNSSLAAMPGVVGIVLDATNKTSMEKAGIKQFDGIIVAFGSNMEVSIITVLNLLDLGIENIMAKAKDLRHKRILLALGLDENQVIIPDIISGKMVATRSMFDIDIDVQSIDDDFISTTMIVSDPGVVDKSIQESHLTANKDWNIIQIKRNGKVILPDEKTILKKDDQIVLFAKITAINDLILKIQGDEFLSEG, from the coding sequence ATGGCAAGAAAAAAAAGTTTTGCAGTAATTGGATCAAATAACTTCGGAATTGCAGTGGCCAAAACATTAGAGGACAAAAAACAGTCTGTGGTGGTTTTTGACTTTGATGAACATCGTTTAAATAGTAGTTTAGCAGCGATGCCCGGAGTTGTTGGGATTGTTTTAGATGCTACCAACAAAACTTCGATGGAAAAAGCCGGAATTAAGCAATTTGATGGGATAATAGTGGCTTTTGGGTCAAATATGGAGGTTTCCATCATTACTGTCTTAAATTTACTGGATTTAGGAATCGAAAACATTATGGCTAAAGCCAAGGATTTACGTCACAAACGAATTCTCTTAGCATTAGGATTGGATGAAAATCAGGTAATTATTCCTGATATTATCTCAGGTAAAATGGTTGCCACTAGAAGTATGTTTGATATTGATATTGACGTACAATCAATCGATGATGATTTTATTTCAACTACTATGATAGTAAGTGATCCAGGAGTTGTTGATAAAAGTATTCAAGAATCACACTTAACAGCCAATAAGGATTGAAATATTATTCAAATTAAGCGAAATGGTAAAGTGATTCTACCCGATGAAAAAACTATTTTGAAAAAAGATGATCAAATAGTATTATTTGCAAAAATTACCGCAATTAATGACTTAATATTAAAAATTCAAGGCGATGAATTTTTATCAGAGGGTTAG
- a CDS encoding potassium transporter TrkG, which yields MLHLIEIDDEKMDKTSDSESQVNNPAVKKKKRFKESRHERIQKRRKSFSGDDEDKKTFFAKLKNWWPLSKVSGKILLIYLLTVLAGGILLIIPGVVINQSFHWDFLTGIFTASSAFSDTGITISNAAQDYSFWGQLLILIMIQIGGIGILTFKIVLLISLGKKISIDDQSVAQSERGSSQLSNTVEMIKDGFIFLTFVEIFGVVFLFFGFYFTPLEFNEYSQIYKDGNIPDFQNPYHSFEKSIWFAVFHSVSAVNNAGFDIISGSSLQPYNLADNHGYLIQSVILIQWVIGGLGYPTFHDIKQKIKGRREGRIVKWSLFTKLNFTVYLSLFILGPLLVLFSELSQGKSSYVLNYYSVKIDKEFYDVISAYEYIGPKPFGQALMDIFFNVTSSRNAGFSSIDINQFNAGSKLIMSVWMFIGSAPSSTAGGIRTTTFAIVTLAIIGIIRNRKSVFAYRKKIPEETVRRSFAVFIVGVMVIVVSTAVIYIDSNKVLSNQHDGDKTIIELITLICSAFGTVGLNPFTSGQMLNLGAISKITLVLIMFTGQLGISNTLLAFIKHNNTKSYDYLEEEVVIG from the coding sequence GTGTTACATTTAATAGAAATCGATGATGAAAAAATGGATAAAACTAGTGACTCAGAATCACAAGTTAATAATCCAGCAGTAAAGAAAAAAAAACGATTTAAAGAATCTCGTCATGAAAGAATTCAAAAAAGACGTAAAAGCTTTTCTGGAGATGATGAAGATAAAAAAACCTTCTTTGCCAAACTAAAAAATTGATGACCTCTAAGTAAGGTTTCGGGTAAAATTTTATTAATATACCTATTAACTGTTTTGGCGGGAGGAATATTATTAATTATTCCAGGAGTTGTGATTAATCAGAGTTTTCACTGAGATTTTTTAACCGGAATATTCACAGCTTCTTCAGCTTTCTCTGATACAGGAATTACAATTTCAAATGCCGCTCAAGATTACTCATTTTGGGGCCAATTGCTGATCTTAATTATGATTCAAATTGGGGGAATTGGAATTTTAACATTTAAAATCGTTCTTTTAATATCATTGGGTAAGAAAATATCAATTGATGATCAATCTGTTGCTCAAAGTGAGCGCGGGAGTTCTCAACTTTCAAATACTGTGGAAATGATAAAAGATGGATTCATCTTTCTAACTTTTGTGGAAATATTTGGAGTAGTTTTCCTATTCTTTGGATTTTACTTCACCCCATTAGAATTCAATGAGTATTCTCAAATATACAAAGATGGTAACATTCCTGATTTCCAAAATCCTTACCATAGTTTTGAAAAATCAATTTGATTTGCAGTCTTTCACTCGGTTAGTGCTGTTAATAATGCTGGTTTTGATATTATATCTGGTAGCTCGTTACAGCCCTATAATTTAGCGGACAACCACGGTTATTTAATTCAATCAGTTATTTTAATTCAATGAGTAATTGGGGGATTGGGATATCCAACTTTCCACGATATTAAACAAAAAATTAAAGGTCGCAGAGAAGGTCGTATTGTAAAATGATCTTTATTCACTAAATTGAACTTTACAGTTTATTTATCACTATTTATTTTAGGTCCTTTGCTAGTTCTATTCTCGGAGTTATCACAAGGTAAAAGCAGTTATGTTTTAAACTATTACAGTGTCAAAATTGATAAAGAATTTTATGATGTCATTAGTGCTTATGAATATATTGGCCCTAAACCTTTTGGTCAGGCACTTATGGATATTTTCTTCAATGTAACTAGTTCGCGAAATGCCGGTTTTTCAAGTATCGACATTAATCAATTCAATGCTGGTTCTAAATTAATAATGTCAGTTTGAATGTTTATCGGATCGGCACCTTCCTCAACTGCGGGGGGAATTCGAACTACAACATTTGCCATTGTCACATTAGCTATTATTGGAATTATAAGAAACCGTAAATCAGTTTTTGCTTATCGCAAGAAAATTCCTGAGGAAACTGTTCGACGAAGTTTTGCTGTTTTCATTGTTGGGGTTATGGTAATTGTAGTTTCCACAGCTGTTATCTATATAGACAGTAACAAGGTTTTATCAAATCAACATGACGGGGATAAAACCATCATTGAGTTGATAACTTTAATTTGTTCAGCATTTGGAACGGTGGGATTAAATCCCTTTACCAGTGGACAGATGCTTAATTTGGGAGCGATTTCTAAAATAACTCTGGTCCTAATTATGTTTACCGGTCAATTAGGAATTTCAAACACACTTTTAGCATTTATCAAACATAACAACACCAAAAGTTATGACTATCTTGAAGAAGAGGTTGTAATTGGTTAG
- a CDS encoding bifunctional 5,10-methylenetetrahydrofolate dehydrogenase/5,10-methenyltetrahydrofolate cyclohydrolase, with amino-acid sequence MKILDGKKLAQKRSDLILDKLAKNNPKLRKPKLVVVLVGNDSASEVYVKHKKKACEKVGIEFELINFLDSVKPQLVLDKIDKLNKDSKVDGILIQLPLPKEWNEEDFLQAVDYSKDVDGFHYINQGKLYQGNETFVPCTPLGIIKLLEEYDINLKGQKVTVVGTSNIVGKPLIGMMINRGATVTACNKNTLNIKTHTKKADILISATGSQFLITKDMIKKGAIVIDVGITRDLKTNRLVGDVDFDSVCKKSGYITPVPGGVGPMTVQILIENTIKAYDNHKK; translated from the coding sequence GTGAAAATATTAGATGGTAAAAAATTAGCGCAAAAAAGGTCGGATTTAATTTTAGACAAATTAGCGAAAAATAATCCTAAATTAAGAAAACCCAAGTTAGTGGTCGTTTTAGTGGGAAACGATAGTGCAAGCGAGGTTTATGTTAAGCACAAGAAAAAAGCTTGTGAAAAGGTGGGCATTGAATTTGAATTAATTAATTTTTTGGATTCTGTCAAACCCCAATTGGTTTTGGATAAAATTGATAAATTAAATAAGGATTCAAAAGTGGATGGAATTTTAATTCAACTTCCCTTACCAAAAGAGTGAAACGAAGAGGATTTCTTACAAGCCGTTGATTATAGCAAGGATGTCGATGGATTTCACTACATTAACCAGGGAAAACTTTACCAAGGTAATGAAACTTTCGTACCTTGTACTCCATTGGGAATAATTAAGCTACTAGAAGAATATGATATTAATTTAAAAGGCCAAAAGGTTACGGTTGTGGGAACTTCTAACATTGTTGGAAAACCCCTTATCGGAATGATGATCAATCGAGGAGCAACTGTTACTGCTTGTAATAAAAATACTTTAAACATTAAAACTCACACCAAAAAAGCAGATATTCTGATTTCAGCTACAGGATCGCAGTTTTTAATCACTAAAGATATGATTAAAAAGGGAGCAATTGTTATTGATGTAGGAATTACCAGAGATCTTAAAACCAATCGTTTAGTTGGTGATGTTGATTTTGACTCTGTTTGCAAAAAATCTGGTTATATTACTCCGGTTCCTGGAGGGGTTGGACCAATGACTGTTCAGATTTTGATTGAAAACACAATTAAAGCATATGATAATCATAAAAAGTAG
- a CDS encoding alanine racemase: protein MAYPLLEINLDKIKFNLKEIQKKCAAKNLELVVVQKLLSGSVEMATFLSDNGVSVIADSRVSNLKNFKNVKSKKMLLRIPMHSEIEEVSKFCDFVLISEISTIKKLEQSLQKIDKKIGLILMIETGDIREGLWDEQKIMQTASEVKQMKNVYLHAIGTNFACYGATCPTIEKLEKLAQLKKNIEKVCEMKIPTISGGSSTHLTIWDDKVPAEINQIRVGSAVLMGIGLNDERVSWLKGETFKLKAEIIEVQDKPSASWGPRALDAFAREVNFEDIGVRKKAIIALGRQDCPSDEIVPVDPGIKVLGSSSDHTILDITDSNIKYQVGDIIEFIPTYLGNLSLTTSNYVEKKFIKN, encoded by the coding sequence GTGGCATATCCATTATTAGAAATTAATCTTGATAAAATAAAATTTAATTTGAAAGAAATTCAAAAAAAATGTGCCGCTAAAAACCTTGAGTTAGTGGTCGTTCAAAAACTACTTTCAGGTAGTGTTGAAATGGCTACTTTCCTAAGTGACAATGGTGTTAGTGTTATAGCTGATTCTAGGGTTTCGAATTTAAAGAATTTCAAAAATGTGAAATCAAAAAAAATGCTTTTAAGAATTCCGATGCACAGCGAAATAGAGGAAGTGTCAAAGTTTTGTGATTTTGTTCTAATTAGTGAGATTTCAACAATTAAGAAATTAGAACAAAGCTTACAAAAAATTGATAAAAAAATTGGTCTAATCTTAATGATCGAAACAGGAGATATTCGCGAGGGACTTTGAGATGAACAAAAGATTATGCAAACAGCTAGTGAAGTTAAGCAAATGAAAAATGTCTACTTACATGCAATTGGGACAAATTTTGCTTGTTATGGAGCAACTTGCCCAACAATCGAAAAACTAGAAAAATTAGCGCAATTGAAAAAAAATATTGAAAAAGTATGTGAAATGAAAATACCGACTATTAGCGGGGGTAGTTCAACCCACCTAACAATTTGAGATGATAAAGTTCCTGCTGAGATTAATCAAATTAGAGTGGGATCGGCTGTTTTGATGGGAATTGGTTTGAATGATGAACGTGTTTCATGATTAAAAGGAGAAACCTTCAAATTAAAAGCTGAAATTATTGAAGTTCAGGATAAGCCAAGCGCTTCGTGAGGACCAAGAGCTCTAGATGCATTTGCCAGAGAAGTTAATTTTGAAGATATTGGGGTCAGAAAAAAAGCCATCATTGCTTTAGGACGTCAAGATTGTCCAAGTGATGAAATAGTGCCCGTTGACCCCGGGATAAAGGTTCTAGGTTCTAGCAGTGATCATACGATTTTGGATATTACTGACTCAAACATTAAATATCAAGTTGGTGATATTATTGAATTTATTCCTACATATTTGGGTAATTTAAGTCTAACAACCAGTAATTATGTAGAGAAAAAATTCATTAAAAATTAA